One segment of Cerasicoccus sp. TK19100 DNA contains the following:
- a CDS encoding PEP-CTERM sorting domain-containing protein (PEP-CTERM proteins occur, often in large numbers, in the proteomes of bacteria that also encode an exosortase, a predicted intramembrane cysteine proteinase. The presence of a PEP-CTERM domain at a protein's C-terminus predicts cleavage within the sorting domain, followed by covalent anchoring to some some component of the (usually Gram-negative) cell surface. Many PEP-CTERM proteins exhibit an unusual sequence composition that includes large numbers of potential glycosylation sites. Expression of one such protein has been shown restore the ability of a bacterium to form floc, a type of biofilm.) — protein sequence MNKYLTPSTAILLFAVSASAQTNWTGSINNDFSTAGNWDNGLPDNATNPGIITSGTPTYDAITNGNLSSTNIIQSGGTASFFTDNQVTFQNDSVWDLNGGTIDISGTGRLSLGGTATLNVNGGNLTSSGGGIFWVNSSNANLSILQDLNTSVILSQRTGNVLIDNSTLTIGTYNFSNNTSLAALTLQNGGTLNATTIFDYAGGNNTNQGQITFTNGANSLQAAAWDRPAEMQFDFTSTAVGSTITITTGFYNQTEWETKWTDGELTVDGANLGSFSDYFTVSGDTLTMVPEPSTYALLGGLMAIGLALLRRRK from the coding sequence ATGAACAAATACCTTACCCCCTCCACCGCTATTCTACTGTTCGCTGTCAGCGCTTCTGCGCAAACCAATTGGACTGGTAGTATTAATAACGACTTCAGCACCGCTGGAAACTGGGACAACGGCCTCCCAGATAACGCAACGAACCCTGGCATCATCACCTCAGGGACGCCGACCTACGATGCCATCACCAATGGCAACCTTTCGAGCACGAACATCATACAATCAGGTGGCACTGCATCATTCTTTACCGACAACCAGGTCACCTTCCAAAATGATAGCGTTTGGGACCTTAATGGCGGTACAATAGACATCAGCGGCACTGGCCGCCTGAGCCTGGGAGGCACGGCTACTTTAAACGTAAACGGCGGCAATCTGACCTCTTCAGGCGGCGGCATTTTCTGGGTAAACAGTTCCAACGCCAATCTGTCCATTTTGCAGGACTTGAATACATCCGTCATCCTTTCTCAGCGCACGGGCAACGTGCTCATCGACAACTCGACATTGACGATTGGCACTTACAATTTCTCCAATAACACTTCGCTCGCTGCGCTTACCTTGCAAAACGGCGGCACGCTCAACGCGACCACCATTTTTGATTATGCTGGCGGCAATAATACCAACCAAGGCCAGATCACGTTCACCAACGGTGCCAATTCTCTGCAAGCGGCAGCTTGGGACAGACCCGCTGAAATGCAGTTCGATTTCACCTCGACCGCCGTTGGTAGCACCATCACCATCACTACCGGCTTTTACAATCAAACTGAATGGGAAACCAAATGGACCGATGGCGAACTGACCGTGGATGGAGCCAATCTTGGTAGTTTCAGCGACTACTTTACGGTGAGCGGCGACACCCTAACCATGGTCCCAGAGCCTAGCACTTATGCGCTGCTCGGCGGCCTGATGGCCATTGGCCTCGCCTTGCTCCGTCGCCGCAAGTAA
- a CDS encoding transglutaminase family protein, with product MRNTYTIRHHTIYRYDFPVSVSHHVARLKPLSNARQQTHAFELSILPQPEAVIERVDFFGNALHQFSLQKSHQELELEAYSEVTVDAPGAPLPDIAATCAEVRAALTQPRTPEAFEAKQFTYASPQIPILPELQDLTRSFLPESGHYLGGALALAEFIYENYEFDPTATDVMTPVQEVVKLRRGVCQDFAHLGIACLRSIGMPVRYASGYILTNPPPGMPRLEGADASHAWISIYDPDLGWIDIDPTNNIICGEQHISVGYGRDYQDVSLVRGAMTGGGRHSIEVGVTVAPKADALV from the coding sequence ATGAGAAACACCTACACGATCCGCCACCACACGATCTACCGTTACGATTTTCCCGTGTCGGTGTCGCATCACGTGGCGCGGCTCAAGCCGCTGAGTAACGCGCGGCAGCAGACGCACGCCTTCGAGCTGTCGATCCTGCCGCAGCCAGAGGCCGTCATCGAACGCGTGGATTTCTTTGGCAATGCGCTGCATCAGTTTTCGCTCCAAAAGAGTCACCAGGAGCTCGAACTCGAAGCCTACAGCGAAGTGACGGTGGACGCGCCCGGTGCGCCTTTGCCGGACATCGCTGCGACCTGTGCCGAGGTTCGTGCTGCGCTGACTCAGCCGCGCACGCCGGAAGCCTTCGAGGCCAAGCAGTTTACCTATGCCTCGCCGCAGATCCCGATCTTGCCCGAACTACAGGACCTGACGCGGAGCTTTCTGCCCGAGAGTGGGCACTACCTCGGCGGTGCGCTCGCGCTGGCAGAATTCATCTACGAGAATTACGAGTTCGACCCGACCGCGACTGACGTGATGACGCCGGTGCAGGAGGTCGTCAAATTGCGTCGTGGCGTATGCCAGGACTTCGCGCATCTGGGCATCGCCTGCCTGCGGTCGATAGGTATGCCGGTGCGTTACGCCAGCGGTTACATTTTAACGAACCCGCCTCCCGGCATGCCCCGTCTGGAAGGGGCCGACGCCTCGCACGCCTGGATTTCCATTTACGATCCCGATCTGGGCTGGATCGATATCGACCCGACGAACAACATCATCTGTGGTGAGCAGCATATATCAGTTGGCTACGGCCGTGATTACCAGGACGTTAGCCTCGTCCGCGGTGCGATGACCGGCGGTGGCCGCCACTCCATCGAAGTCGGCGTCACCGTTGCGCCAAAGGCGGATGCCCTGGTCTAG
- a CDS encoding circularly permuted type 2 ATP-grasp protein, which yields MNNPPPMQQNQPIGQTQVQTQMHPRPSWLAAYQPQHGFYDEWKSSRGATAEHWNILFRQLADLGEADYRQREDQLERIIDENGVTYNVYSDPENPNRQWKMDAIPLLLGHDEYERIAAAENQRMRLLNMLLKDIYGEQQLLKENIYPAGLVFGNPAFLRPVHGLLPEARQFLFTHSSDLARSPDGNWWVLSDRLDAPSGLGYSVENRVISNRVMPDLMRPHEVRRVTSYLQTVSDALKNASPRALENPFVVLLTPGPYNETYFEQSYLARALGFPLVEGADLTVRDDTVFLKTIHGMRRVDVIFRRLDSEWCDPLEFRDDSLLGVPGLLNAVRQDKVVVVNAPGVGVLETPALAAFLPVICQKLLGEDLLMPSVATWWCGQKQERNYVLDNLDHLIIKPTFPTLGKVRVYYGPTLSKQQRQELVAAIRDFPERFTAQEAVLQATTPVYDEDHLTPRHFMLRTFQVFDHDDKAVMMPGGLCRVANSAVSPDVSMQLGGVSKDVWVVGGEDVVSEETTAYNYLANQSLSATAQVALSSRMADSLFWAGRYLDRSEGLIRGLLVIINAASESRNDQDLQMVLKFIRGYAPNLPMRAPKATTDLNEHIDEALRRIIQGANYPDRLTNVLEQLNRVMFSIKEMMSGDLTRMMRDMPVSLIPQEGGGSILSNTQLYDILKRLLDYMAAFAGIIAENTVRGLDWAFLNLGRRIERSIMLCELLKGSLCQVSKNEDFLMLRLLEFADSAITYRRRYLSRMQVDAIAHLLISDPSNPRSLAFQVTDILENTRMLPHYNASDMKHIDRLALRVYSDVVLVEPERLVASNDAGERPDLEVLLDGMLKNLTELSNELSTYYFSVTSR from the coding sequence ATGAACAACCCGCCGCCCATGCAGCAGAATCAACCCATTGGCCAGACTCAGGTGCAGACGCAAATGCACCCGCGCCCGTCGTGGTTGGCCGCGTATCAGCCCCAGCATGGCTTTTACGACGAGTGGAAATCGTCGCGCGGGGCCACGGCGGAGCACTGGAACATTCTCTTTCGCCAACTAGCCGATCTAGGCGAGGCTGACTACCGCCAGCGCGAAGATCAGCTGGAGCGCATCATCGACGAAAACGGCGTTACTTACAACGTTTACTCCGACCCGGAAAACCCCAATCGCCAGTGGAAAATGGACGCCATTCCGCTGCTCTTGGGTCATGATGAATACGAGCGCATCGCGGCAGCGGAAAACCAGCGCATGCGGCTGCTCAACATGCTGCTCAAGGATATCTACGGTGAACAGCAACTGCTGAAAGAAAACATCTACCCGGCGGGCCTCGTCTTTGGCAACCCGGCCTTTTTGCGGCCGGTGCACGGCCTGCTGCCCGAGGCGCGGCAGTTTCTCTTTACGCATTCGTCGGACCTCGCGCGCTCGCCGGATGGCAATTGGTGGGTGCTGTCGGATCGCTTGGACGCGCCGTCGGGCCTTGGCTACTCGGTCGAAAACCGCGTGATCAGCAACCGCGTGATGCCCGATCTGATGCGGCCTCACGAGGTGCGACGTGTGACGAGCTACCTGCAGACCGTTTCCGACGCGCTGAAGAACGCCTCGCCCCGCGCGCTGGAAAATCCATTCGTCGTGCTGCTGACGCCCGGCCCCTACAACGAAACGTATTTCGAGCAATCTTACCTCGCGCGGGCGCTGGGCTTTCCGTTGGTCGAGGGTGCCGATTTGACCGTCCGTGACGACACCGTCTTCTTAAAGACGATCCACGGCATGCGGCGCGTCGATGTCATTTTTCGCCGACTTGATTCCGAGTGGTGCGACCCGCTGGAGTTCCGTGACGACTCGCTGCTCGGCGTGCCGGGCCTGCTCAATGCGGTGCGGCAGGACAAGGTGGTCGTGGTCAATGCGCCCGGCGTTGGCGTGCTGGAGACCCCAGCCTTGGCGGCGTTTTTGCCCGTCATTTGCCAGAAGCTACTCGGCGAAGATTTGCTCATGCCGTCGGTGGCGACTTGGTGGTGCGGCCAGAAGCAGGAGCGCAATTACGTGCTCGATAATCTGGACCACCTCATCATCAAGCCAACCTTCCCGACGCTGGGCAAGGTGCGCGTTTACTACGGGCCCACACTCAGCAAGCAGCAGCGACAAGAGCTCGTGGCGGCGATCCGGGATTTCCCCGAACGCTTCACTGCGCAGGAAGCGGTGCTCCAGGCAACGACTCCGGTTTATGACGAGGACCACCTGACGCCGCGCCATTTCATGCTGCGCACGTTTCAGGTGTTCGACCATGACGACAAGGCCGTGATGATGCCCGGCGGGTTGTGCCGCGTGGCGAATTCCGCCGTATCGCCGGACGTGTCGATGCAGCTTGGCGGCGTCAGTAAGGATGTGTGGGTCGTCGGCGGCGAAGATGTGGTCAGTGAAGAGACGACGGCCTACAACTACCTCGCAAACCAGTCGCTCTCGGCCACAGCGCAGGTTGCGCTGAGCAGCCGTATGGCGGACAGTCTGTTCTGGGCGGGGCGTTATTTGGACCGATCCGAGGGGCTGATTCGCGGGCTATTGGTTATCATTAATGCCGCTTCGGAAAGCCGCAACGATCAGGACCTGCAAATGGTGCTGAAATTTATCCGTGGCTACGCACCCAACTTGCCCATGCGCGCGCCCAAGGCAACCACGGACCTCAACGAGCACATTGACGAAGCGCTGCGGAGAATTATCCAGGGCGCGAATTATCCGGACCGCCTGACCAACGTGCTGGAGCAGCTCAACCGCGTCATGTTCTCGATCAAGGAAATGATGTCCGGCGATCTGACCCGCATGATGCGCGATATGCCGGTGAGCCTCATCCCGCAGGAGGGCGGAGGCAGCATCCTCAGCAACACGCAGCTATACGACATCCTCAAACGCCTACTCGATTATATGGCGGCCTTTGCGGGCATCATCGCGGAAAATACCGTGCGCGGACTTGACTGGGCGTTCCTCAATCTTGGCCGCCGCATTGAGCGCAGCATTATGCTTTGTGAGCTGCTCAAGGGCAGCCTTTGCCAAGTCTCGAAGAACGAAGATTTCCTCATGCTGCGCCTGCTGGAGTTTGCCGACAGCGCCATCACATACCGCCGTCGTTACCTGAGCCGCATGCAGGTCGACGCGATTGCGCATTTGCTGATTTCCGATCCGTCCAACCCACGTTCCCTGGCCTTTCAGGTGACGGATATTCTGGAAAACACCCGCATGCTGCCGCACTACAACGCCAGCGATATGAAGCACATCGATCGCCTGGCGCTGCGCGTTTACAGCGACGTCGTCCTGGTCGAGCCCGAACGACTTGTCGCGTCCAACGATGCCGGTGAACGCCCCGATTTGGAGGTGCTACTAGACGGTATGTTGAAGAATTTGACCGAGCTGTCCAACGAACTGAGCACGTATTATTTCTCTGTCACCTCGCGATGA
- a CDS encoding glycoside hydrolase family 57 protein codes for MAKGYLSFVLHAHLPFVRHPEFEQFLEELWLFEAITETYIPLLQNFDALERDGVPWGLTISISPSLLAMLEDELLRARYARRMKILIELCEREQERLKHDPHFSYLAKWYHDYFSRTLKYFEDCDGRISQRFRALHEKGNLEVISCIGTHGFMPHLSANPATMEGQLLNGFAYFEEVMGFQPNGCWVPECAYYPGLDDRLRAHGIRFFCTETEGIEHSKPQPVYGVHAPLYTPSGVAAFGRDHGCTKQVWSAEAGFPGDGNYREFYRDIGHELDFDYLRKFLPGDVRSDTGIKYHRITGPGSYKAGYDPESARKKADQHAAQFLFQRVSHIDYLDSAMSTSPIIVAPFDAELFGHWWFEGPTWLDYVLRKAAYDQSSLETISLGKYLDRNPVHQTAYPATSSWGHKGHFEYWLNGANDWMFDQITSAGDRMTRLAREFAAKKTVKKLNDRALQQCARELVLAQSSDWPFIVSNGTSAQYAERRVRDHCSRLHYLANALENDTVDKKELESLELMDNIFPNINWRVYAG; via the coding sequence ATGGCCAAGGGCTACCTTTCATTTGTCTTGCATGCGCACCTGCCGTTTGTGCGCCACCCGGAGTTCGAACAGTTTCTGGAGGAGCTTTGGCTCTTCGAGGCGATCACGGAAACCTACATTCCGCTGCTGCAAAATTTCGACGCACTGGAGCGCGATGGCGTGCCGTGGGGGTTGACGATTTCCATCTCGCCCTCGTTGCTGGCCATGCTCGAAGACGAGCTATTGCGCGCGCGCTATGCCCGCCGGATGAAGATATTGATCGAGCTCTGCGAACGCGAGCAGGAACGGCTCAAGCACGATCCGCATTTCAGCTATCTCGCCAAGTGGTATCACGATTATTTCTCGCGCACGCTGAAGTATTTCGAGGACTGCGATGGTCGGATTTCCCAGCGCTTCCGTGCTCTGCATGAAAAGGGCAACCTGGAGGTCATCAGCTGCATCGGCACGCACGGCTTCATGCCGCACCTGTCGGCAAATCCGGCCACCATGGAAGGGCAACTGCTCAACGGCTTTGCCTACTTCGAGGAGGTCATGGGCTTCCAGCCAAACGGCTGCTGGGTCCCTGAATGCGCCTATTATCCGGGGCTCGACGACCGACTTCGTGCGCACGGCATTCGCTTTTTCTGCACCGAAACAGAGGGCATCGAGCACTCTAAGCCACAACCGGTCTACGGCGTGCACGCGCCGCTTTACACACCTTCGGGCGTGGCTGCGTTTGGCCGAGACCACGGCTGCACGAAGCAAGTTTGGTCCGCCGAAGCAGGCTTCCCGGGTGACGGCAATTACCGTGAGTTTTACCGCGACATCGGGCACGAGCTCGATTTCGACTACCTGCGTAAATTCCTCCCGGGCGATGTCCGTTCGGATACCGGTATCAAGTATCATCGCATCACGGGGCCAGGTTCCTACAAGGCGGGCTACGATCCGGAGAGCGCCCGCAAAAAGGCTGACCAGCATGCCGCGCAGTTCCTCTTTCAGCGCGTGTCGCACATCGATTACCTCGATTCCGCGATGAGCACGTCACCGATCATTGTTGCGCCGTTCGACGCCGAACTGTTCGGCCACTGGTGGTTCGAGGGCCCGACCTGGCTCGACTACGTGCTCCGCAAGGCCGCCTATGACCAAAGCTCACTTGAGACGATTTCCCTGGGCAAATACCTCGACCGCAATCCGGTCCACCAAACGGCTTACCCGGCGACTTCGTCCTGGGGCCACAAGGGGCACTTCGAATATTGGCTCAACGGTGCCAACGACTGGATGTTCGACCAAATTACGTCCGCCGGTGACCGCATGACCCGCCTTGCGCGCGAATTCGCAGCCAAGAAAACGGTCAAAAAGCTCAACGACCGCGCGCTTCAGCAATGCGCCCGTGAGCTCGTGCTCGCACAAAGTTCGGACTGGCCCTTCATCGTCAGCAACGGCACCTCCGCCCAGTACGCCGAGCGCCGCGTGCGCGACCACTGCAGCCGCCTGCATTACCTGGCCAACGCCCTCGAAAACGACACCGTCGACAAGAAGGAACTCGAGTCCCTCGAACTGATGGACAACATTTTCCCGAACATCAACTGGCGCGTTTACGCAGGGTAG
- a CDS encoding DUF4912 domain-containing protein, with the protein MKEASLGTETMERMRSVAWKIGQQFNPTPTGHYLAFVPIKAGLAYLHWSLDKAAIDALQAEEGDKWNGAQQTLRLYDVSWIDFNGMNAHSQFDINVSGLTGNYYWSTDRIERYFIAEAGFRLRDGRYRALARSQTVFMDRAHRSGQSSTRGMYVGGRFDRVIPVENIFDARTFERVHHSWTGSLAEDLEIAFFADDPQPDAAERLTHYLQGLHAAADPLGVHFHAGNQELKKKPSLVHAHDVESVAAASKLAKEHKVPLVLTLHASERERAAMRGRDIDEAATKKEAAALKKADWVITAHSDARNQILADGLVKEDRIVILPDLFQGIVPKAFDPGDVKKRYHLNPAHPLALFSGEISHASGADLLMSAMEHVCGANHEAQLVFAGNGPLQGELQHRAHCSGHAGRIKFIGHVGREEFTDLLNACDFVAIPARTWQDEGMAHLAIENGKSVLTTHQARIGCVNHGQNGLVVYDNPGSVIWGLQEMFHNPMRRGGSHPQSASSQPQSLDSLAVELCILYNNILATSRKGGAK; encoded by the coding sequence ATGAAAGAAGCCAGTCTTGGAACCGAAACCATGGAGCGTATGCGCTCCGTTGCCTGGAAAATCGGGCAGCAGTTCAATCCAACGCCAACCGGGCATTATCTCGCCTTTGTTCCGATAAAAGCCGGTCTTGCCTACCTTCACTGGTCGCTCGATAAGGCCGCGATCGACGCCCTGCAGGCTGAAGAGGGCGACAAATGGAACGGTGCCCAGCAAACGCTGCGTCTTTATGACGTGTCCTGGATCGATTTCAATGGGATGAACGCGCACAGCCAGTTCGACATCAACGTGAGTGGGCTTACGGGTAATTACTATTGGAGCACAGACCGCATTGAGCGCTACTTCATCGCTGAGGCCGGTTTCCGCCTGCGTGACGGTCGTTACCGCGCACTGGCCCGTTCGCAAACGGTCTTTATGGACCGCGCACACCGCTCCGGCCAGTCTTCCACGCGCGGCATGTATGTCGGTGGGCGCTTTGACCGCGTGATACCGGTCGAAAATATTTTCGACGCCCGCACCTTTGAGCGTGTTCACCACAGCTGGACCGGTTCGCTGGCCGAAGACCTGGAGATCGCCTTTTTCGCCGACGATCCGCAGCCGGACGCCGCCGAACGCCTGACCCATTACCTACAGGGTCTTCACGCCGCCGCCGATCCACTAGGCGTGCACTTCCATGCCGGTAATCAGGAGCTGAAGAAGAAGCCCAGCCTGGTCCACGCGCACGATGTCGAATCCGTTGCCGCAGCGTCCAAACTGGCAAAAGAGCATAAGGTTCCGCTGGTGCTCACACTCCACGCCAGTGAACGCGAGCGCGCCGCGATGCGGGGTCGCGATATCGATGAGGCCGCTACGAAAAAGGAGGCCGCCGCGCTGAAAAAGGCCGACTGGGTCATCACCGCGCACAGCGATGCGCGCAATCAGATTTTAGCCGACGGGCTCGTTAAGGAAGACCGCATTGTCATCCTGCCGGACTTGTTTCAGGGCATCGTGCCCAAGGCGTTCGACCCAGGTGATGTCAAAAAGCGCTACCACCTGAATCCCGCGCATCCACTGGCGCTGTTTTCGGGCGAGATTTCCCACGCCTCCGGCGCGGACCTACTGATGAGCGCGATGGAGCACGTTTGCGGTGCCAACCACGAGGCGCAGTTGGTTTTTGCGGGCAACGGACCACTCCAGGGTGAGCTGCAGCACCGCGCGCATTGCTCCGGGCATGCCGGGCGCATCAAGTTCATTGGCCACGTAGGCCGCGAGGAGTTTACGGACCTGCTTAACGCCTGTGACTTCGTGGCGATCCCCGCCCGCACCTGGCAGGATGAGGGCATGGCGCACTTGGCGATTGAGAACGGAAAATCCGTCCTCACCACGCACCAGGCGCGCATCGGCTGCGTGAACCACGGGCAGAACGGACTGGTCGTCTACGACAACCCAGGCTCCGTCATCTGGGGCTTGCAGGAGATGTTCCACAACCCGATGCGCCGCGGGGGATCCCATCCGCAGAGCGCCAGCAGCCAACCGCAATCGCTGGATAGCCTCGCGGTCGAACTTTGCATTCTTTATAATAACATTTTGGCGACCTCCAGGAAGGGAGGCGCGAAGTAA
- a CDS encoding DUF4912 domain-containing protein produces MSSSQSRVDQDNAKAADALLNLANVIDGERLAPYTAAMDHLTVLPVAPGRFHAHWELNPQMIHEGRNMLGVDSNGAKLVLRAYDFRDHGSNYAAAESSSDYPINGLCNSGYFDLKSTPAHVGAVLGLKNDQGHFRPLMRAETIALPQPVAKSAPKAEPKPAHEPSPVRQAAPEVSLSPLDEQGIVARLPRLENLPAELLKTPDELAFFDREPDASVVEAEIVPLTGKLILDESTIHEAIISGNCRVLSEPKAKASAADTPAAAKNAGLPENVGASELFASQWADSWDDKAPISLRAELTINGRLGPGMKLAIGSQAIKPLPGGYFKITRKLSGFAEVWPLFLTASLSEPSSDSSLELAKDAATGETMLELHASIAIEGRINDESYRKLLPPGVSTDDQGRFELHRALPNGALLLPGLSLIAEA; encoded by the coding sequence ATGTCCAGTTCGCAATCACGAGTTGATCAAGACAACGCAAAGGCCGCTGACGCCTTGTTGAATCTTGCCAATGTGATTGATGGAGAAAGACTTGCGCCGTATACCGCCGCAATGGACCACCTCACTGTATTACCCGTCGCCCCGGGCCGTTTTCACGCACACTGGGAGCTGAACCCGCAAATGATCCACGAGGGCCGAAATATGCTCGGGGTCGATAGTAACGGGGCAAAATTAGTCCTTCGGGCCTATGATTTCAGGGACCACGGCAGTAATTATGCCGCGGCAGAATCCTCTTCTGATTACCCGATTAACGGACTGTGCAACTCAGGTTATTTCGACCTGAAAAGCACCCCAGCCCACGTTGGCGCAGTGCTTGGGTTGAAGAACGACCAAGGGCACTTTCGCCCACTCATGCGCGCGGAAACCATCGCCCTGCCCCAGCCGGTCGCCAAATCAGCGCCCAAAGCAGAACCAAAGCCCGCCCATGAGCCCTCACCCGTCCGCCAAGCAGCGCCGGAGGTTTCACTCTCGCCACTGGACGAGCAAGGTATCGTGGCGCGCCTGCCGCGTTTGGAAAATTTACCCGCCGAGCTGTTAAAGACACCAGATGAGCTGGCGTTTTTTGATCGTGAGCCGGACGCATCAGTCGTCGAGGCGGAGATCGTACCGCTCACCGGCAAGCTAATCCTCGACGAGTCCACAATTCACGAGGCGATCATCAGTGGCAATTGTCGCGTGCTGTCTGAGCCCAAAGCGAAGGCCTCCGCTGCCGACACCCCTGCCGCCGCGAAGAACGCCGGCCTTCCTGAAAATGTGGGTGCCTCGGAGCTGTTTGCCAGCCAGTGGGCCGATTCGTGGGACGACAAGGCACCGATCAGCCTGCGCGCGGAGTTAACCATTAACGGACGCCTAGGCCCAGGCATGAAGCTCGCCATCGGTAGCCAGGCGATCAAGCCCCTGCCCGGCGGATACTTTAAGATCACCCGCAAGCTAAGCGGCTTTGCCGAAGTTTGGCCACTGTTCCTGACCGCGAGCCTGAGTGAGCCCAGCAGCGACTCTTCGCTGGAACTGGCCAAGGACGCCGCAACCGGCGAAACCATGCTGGAGCTGCATGCATCCATTGCGATCGAAGGCCGGATCAATGATGAATCTTACCGTAAACTCCTGCCTCCGGGCGTCAGCACGGACGATCAGGGACGCTTCGAACTCCACCGCGCCTTGCCCAATGGCGCTCTGCTACTGCCGGGCTTAAGCCTGATTGCCGAAGCGTGA
- a CDS encoding 1,4-alpha-glucan branching protein domain-containing protein, which translates to MSKPRTVSILLHAHLPYGLRPELPISMEECWLHETVLQCYLPLLELIGRLPKAKEPMLAVSLSPTLLELWAHHEFPDRFAAHLDRFQAILQAEQDNAKHPAERRKLAAAMSTDLDAARDTFYHTHQANLPRAWAQLAKAGKVELLTTAATHAFLPAHQSSPLSRRLQIEAGVDTLQRRTGVTPRGFWLPECAYYPGLENDLESASIEWFAVENMGQPIITECPNGVRALARNQALSRKVWDAQTGYPGHAAYREFHHDATHELSSEQAGLYRLPDGGNLPLGLKYWRVTGSGDKAWYDAAAAKAQAETDAADFLASLTKDATGLMFLPFDAELFGHWWHEGPHWLEQVLQNGAQIPQLNFSAPSAALADIEEAPVERPPASTWGRRSDYSFWINPETDWMYPLLKAADRALAELIETTPDDTLHQRALQQLARELLLAQASDWPFMIRAGATKQYAEERLRRHFGRFQYLAMQMRSDSIDEIKLAALEQLDPVFTTIDFERVLYFKA; encoded by the coding sequence GTGAGCAAGCCTCGAACCGTCAGCATCCTACTGCATGCGCACCTGCCCTATGGTCTGCGCCCGGAGTTGCCCATTTCCATGGAGGAATGCTGGCTGCACGAGACCGTGCTCCAGTGCTATCTACCACTGCTGGAGCTGATTGGCAGGCTGCCCAAAGCCAAAGAGCCGATGCTCGCCGTCTCGCTTTCGCCGACCTTGCTGGAGCTGTGGGCACACCACGAGTTCCCTGATCGCTTTGCCGCGCACCTCGACCGCTTTCAGGCCATCCTTCAGGCAGAGCAGGACAACGCAAAACACCCAGCCGAGCGACGAAAGCTGGCCGCCGCCATGAGCACCGACTTGGATGCGGCCCGGGATACCTTTTATCATACCCATCAGGCAAATCTGCCCCGCGCCTGGGCCCAACTAGCCAAGGCAGGCAAAGTCGAATTGCTAACGACCGCCGCGACACATGCATTTCTACCCGCGCACCAAAGCTCGCCCCTGAGCCGGCGACTACAGATCGAAGCCGGTGTTGACACCCTTCAGCGGCGCACCGGCGTCACCCCGCGCGGATTTTGGCTGCCGGAGTGCGCCTATTACCCGGGCCTTGAGAACGATTTGGAGAGCGCGAGCATCGAGTGGTTCGCCGTCGAGAACATGGGGCAGCCGATCATCACCGAGTGCCCGAATGGCGTCCGCGCCCTGGCCCGTAATCAAGCTTTGTCCCGCAAAGTATGGGATGCGCAAACCGGCTACCCCGGGCACGCGGCCTACCGTGAGTTTCACCACGACGCCACGCATGAGCTGTCCAGCGAGCAAGCTGGCCTCTACCGCCTGCCCGATGGCGGCAACCTCCCCCTTGGCCTCAAATACTGGCGCGTCACCGGCTCGGGTGACAAGGCTTGGTATGACGCCGCTGCGGCGAAGGCTCAGGCTGAAACGGACGCCGCCGATTTTCTGGCCTCGCTGACCAAAGACGCGACCGGACTCATGTTTTTACCTTTCGATGCCGAGCTATTTGGCCACTGGTGGCATGAAGGTCCGCATTGGCTGGAGCAAGTCCTGCAAAATGGTGCGCAGATCCCGCAGTTGAATTTTTCCGCGCCCAGCGCCGCACTGGCAGACATTGAGGAGGCACCGGTTGAGCGCCCCCCTGCCTCCACGTGGGGCCGCCGCAGTGATTATTCGTTTTGGATCAACCCAGAGACGGACTGGATGTATCCGCTGCTCAAGGCCGCCGACCGCGCTCTGGCCGAGCTGATCGAAACCACGCCCGACGATACACTGCACCAACGCGCATTGCAGCAGTTGGCCCGCGAGCTTCTCTTGGCTCAGGCCTCCGACTGGCCCTTTATGATCCGCGCCGGTGCGACCAAGCAATACGCCGAAGAGCGCTTGCGCCGCCACTTTGGGCGCTTTCAATACCTGGCCATGCAGATGCGCAGTGATTCAATTGACGAAATCAAGCTCGCCGCGCTGGAGCAATTGGACCCCGTTTTTACTACGATAGATTTTGAGCGCGTTCTTTACTTTAAAGCGTAA